One genomic region from Euzebya tangerina encodes:
- a CDS encoding UPF0182 family protein, whose product MNIVAELRRRWILVVFGVVVLLAVVGPRLAAFYTDILWFQSVGFADRFFDLLYTRFGLGIVSGLVMALLVGGNLFLARRLEPDFRIPSEAEEIVERYRIALKPYAKPIMIAVALGIGLIAGSALVSEWRTYLLWANGDSFGIDDPHFGIDLGFFVFDLPFWTMINGWLFGAIAVTIVVTAGAHYIFGGIRPQAPGQKITAPANVHVSVLLASLVAVRAWGFWLDRYHLSYSERGLVTGLSYTDVNAELRAFTLLTFISVVCVALFLANIRYRGWVLPSAGVGILLVASVVLGGAYPAAIQALRVNPQELPREREFIERNLDFTRYAFDVATDEQALEGQEGNLTYEQFPATEDLTNEEVADNTNTLQAIRLWDPATLQNTYNQLQELRPYYDFRDVDVGRYIVDGEPQQVMISVRELNIDELTEPSWQNRALSFTHGYGVVSSTVATAASNGQPEFLARDIPIDGVDELQLEQPRIYFGESAPTYSIIGTEDPEFDFETDTEQQFNRYDGEDGVGVGGIINRVAFALRYAEPNILLSGLIESDSRIMFNRNVRERVGAIAPFLQLDHDPYPIVVDGRIKWIQDAYTTTDMVPYSERIDLATESQVTERRTLFIPNAEGDLIPQERIASFAALQGQANYIRNSVKAVVDAYDGTVELYVTDPEDPLIQAWDRAFPGVLTPGDEVPDNIREHFRSPEDMFRVQASILERYHIPGPDGFYNASDLWELPADPAFADNNQDAGAAADRSFPPTYQLIRLPGEAEEDFALIQPFSPANREVLSAYMAASGDSETLGEIRILNMPPNRTVFGPEQVFARINQDSVIARELTLLNQAGSGVIFGNLIVVPVEDSLLYALPLFLRAEQFDIPELRRVVLVYGDEVVLEDTLGEALESLFGDLPEDIDDTPALPEDPGAAEESPTPIPGEGGEVTPEVQGLIGQAIEAFAAAEAALAEGDLGEYQNQVSLAQDLVARIEEQVGGGLPSTEGAGDESDDLLDGDASTDDATDDDSSS is encoded by the coding sequence ATGAACATCGTTGCTGAGCTGCGTCGACGCTGGATCCTTGTCGTCTTCGGGGTGGTGGTCCTGCTGGCGGTCGTCGGGCCGCGCCTGGCGGCCTTCTACACCGACATCCTCTGGTTCCAGTCCGTCGGGTTCGCCGACCGCTTCTTCGACCTGCTGTACACGCGCTTCGGGCTCGGGATCGTCTCGGGACTGGTCATGGCGCTGCTCGTCGGGGGCAACCTCTTCCTCGCGCGGCGGCTGGAACCTGACTTCCGGATCCCCTCTGAGGCCGAGGAGATCGTGGAGCGCTACCGGATCGCCCTGAAGCCCTACGCCAAGCCGATCATGATCGCGGTGGCGCTGGGCATCGGCCTCATCGCGGGCTCGGCGCTCGTCAGCGAGTGGCGGACCTATCTGCTGTGGGCCAACGGGGACAGCTTCGGCATCGATGACCCGCACTTCGGCATCGACCTCGGCTTCTTCGTCTTCGATCTGCCGTTCTGGACGATGATCAACGGCTGGCTCTTCGGCGCGATCGCCGTCACGATCGTCGTGACCGCGGGGGCGCACTACATCTTCGGCGGAATCCGACCACAGGCTCCGGGGCAGAAGATCACGGCCCCGGCGAACGTCCACGTCTCGGTCCTGCTGGCCTCGCTGGTGGCCGTCCGGGCCTGGGGCTTCTGGCTCGACCGCTATCACCTCAGCTACTCCGAGCGAGGGTTGGTCACCGGTCTCTCCTACACCGACGTCAACGCCGAGCTGCGCGCCTTCACCCTCCTGACGTTCATCAGCGTGGTCTGCGTCGCCCTGTTCCTGGCCAACATCCGCTACCGCGGATGGGTCCTGCCGAGCGCTGGCGTCGGGATCCTGCTGGTCGCCTCCGTCGTGCTGGGTGGTGCCTACCCCGCCGCCATCCAGGCGCTGCGAGTCAACCCGCAGGAGCTGCCCCGCGAGCGCGAGTTCATCGAGCGAAACCTCGACTTCACGCGCTACGCCTTTGACGTCGCGACCGATGAGCAGGCCCTGGAGGGGCAGGAGGGCAACCTCACCTACGAGCAGTTCCCGGCCACCGAGGACCTCACCAACGAGGAGGTCGCGGACAACACCAACACCCTGCAGGCCATCCGGCTGTGGGACCCGGCCACCCTGCAGAACACCTACAACCAGCTGCAGGAGCTGCGGCCCTACTACGACTTCCGGGACGTCGACGTCGGCCGCTACATCGTGGACGGCGAGCCGCAGCAGGTGATGATCAGCGTCCGTGAGCTGAACATCGACGAGCTGACCGAGCCGTCCTGGCAGAACCGGGCGCTCTCGTTCACCCACGGGTACGGCGTCGTGTCCTCCACCGTCGCGACGGCAGCCAGCAACGGTCAGCCGGAGTTCCTGGCGCGCGACATCCCGATCGACGGGGTCGACGAGTTGCAGCTCGAGCAGCCGCGCATCTACTTCGGTGAGAGCGCCCCCACCTACTCGATCATCGGGACCGAGGACCCCGAGTTCGACTTCGAGACCGACACCGAGCAGCAGTTCAACCGCTATGACGGAGAGGACGGCGTCGGCGTCGGGGGGATCATCAACCGGGTCGCCTTCGCACTGCGCTACGCCGAGCCGAACATCCTGCTGTCGGGTCTGATCGAGAGCGACAGCCGGATCATGTTCAACCGCAACGTGCGTGAGCGCGTCGGGGCCATCGCGCCATTCCTGCAGCTGGATCACGACCCGTACCCGATCGTGGTGGACGGTCGGATCAAGTGGATCCAGGATGCCTACACCACCACGGACATGGTCCCGTACTCCGAGCGGATCGACTTGGCCACGGAGAGCCAGGTGACCGAACGGCGCACGCTGTTCATCCCGAACGCCGAGGGGGACCTGATCCCCCAGGAGCGGATCGCGAGCTTCGCCGCGTTGCAGGGCCAGGCCAACTACATCCGCAACTCGGTCAAGGCCGTGGTGGACGCCTACGACGGCACCGTCGAGCTCTACGTCACCGACCCCGAGGACCCGCTGATCCAGGCGTGGGACCGGGCCTTCCCCGGCGTGTTGACGCCAGGCGACGAGGTGCCGGACAACATTCGCGAGCACTTCCGCTCGCCGGAGGACATGTTCCGGGTGCAGGCCAGCATCCTGGAGCGCTATCACATCCCCGGCCCGGACGGCTTCTACAACGCCTCGGACCTCTGGGAGCTGCCGGCCGATCCGGCGTTCGCGGACAACAACCAGGATGCCGGAGCTGCTGCCGACCGCAGCTTCCCGCCCACCTACCAGCTGATCCGACTGCCCGGCGAGGCGGAGGAGGACTTCGCCCTCATCCAGCCCTTCAGCCCGGCCAACCGTGAGGTGCTCAGCGCCTACATGGCAGCCAGTGGCGACAGCGAGACGTTGGGCGAGATCCGGATCCTCAACATGCCGCCGAACCGCACGGTGTTCGGACCGGAACAGGTCTTCGCACGGATCAACCAGGACTCGGTCATCGCCCGGGAGCTGACCCTGCTGAACCAGGCCGGCTCGGGGGTGATCTTCGGGAATCTGATCGTGGTCCCGGTCGAGGACTCGCTGTTGTACGCCCTGCCGCTCTTCCTGCGGGCAGAGCAGTTCGACATCCCCGAGCTTCGCCGGGTCGTGCTCGTCTACGGCGATGAGGTCGTGCTCGAGGACACCTTGGGCGAGGCCCTCGAGTCCCTGTTCGGCGACCTGCCGGAGGACATCGACGACACGCCGGCGTTGCCGGAGGATCCCGGGGCCGCCGAGGAGAGTCCAACGCCGATCCCGGGTGAGGGCGGAGAGGTCACGCCGGAGGTGCAGGGCCTGATCGGTCAGGCGATCGAGGCGTTCGCGGCGGCCGAAGCTGCGCTTGCCGAGGGAGACCTGGGCGAGTACCAGAACCAGGTGTCGCTGGCGCAGGACCTCGTGGCGCGCATCGAGGAGCAGGTCGGTGGCGGTCTGCCCTCGACCGAGGGTGCCGGGGACGAGTCCGATGATCTCTTGGACGGCGATGCCTCGACGGACGATGCGACGGATGATGACTCCAGCAGCTGA
- a CDS encoding SGNH/GDSL hydrolase family protein → MTSRLAAFWSRSPTWRKIATVAGVSFLIVATWIGQGVASVFGQHDAYAEYWEARSEEPGDLLYVALGDSAAQGVGATDPEDGYVGQIVRHVEQATDMTVRIVNLSVTGARTADVLETQLPQLRSVVQESGEPDLITLDVGGNDATNTPAAVFEEQFDELLCELPAGTLVADLPDFQGGPRLEESRRLSAIAREVITEHPDLVPVALEAATRPITMLDYSPDFFHPDDSGYEYWASAYIEQLPEALGGDGAEPASAVFDAEAAEDGES, encoded by the coding sequence ATGACCTCACGCCTCGCCGCCTTCTGGTCCCGCAGCCCGACGTGGCGCAAAATCGCGACCGTGGCCGGCGTCAGCTTCCTCATCGTGGCCACCTGGATCGGGCAGGGCGTGGCCTCGGTCTTCGGCCAACACGACGCCTACGCCGAGTACTGGGAGGCCCGGTCGGAGGAGCCAGGCGACCTGCTCTACGTCGCGCTGGGGGACTCCGCAGCCCAGGGCGTCGGGGCCACCGACCCCGAGGACGGCTACGTCGGGCAGATCGTGCGGCACGTCGAACAGGCCACGGACATGACCGTCAGGATCGTGAACCTCTCCGTGACCGGTGCCCGGACCGCGGATGTGCTCGAGACCCAGCTGCCGCAGCTGCGCTCGGTCGTGCAGGAGAGCGGTGAGCCGGACCTGATCACCCTCGACGTCGGCGGCAACGACGCGACCAACACCCCGGCCGCCGTCTTCGAGGAGCAGTTCGATGAGCTCTTGTGCGAGCTGCCGGCTGGCACGCTCGTCGCCGACCTGCCGGACTTCCAGGGCGGTCCCCGGCTCGAGGAGTCTCGACGGCTGTCGGCCATCGCCCGGGAGGTGATTACTGAGCACCCGGATCTGGTGCCGGTGGCCCTGGAGGCTGCGACTCGTCCGATCACGATGCTCGACTACTCTCCGGACTTCTTCCATCCTGACGACTCGGGCTACGAGTACTGGGCCAGCGCCTACATCGAGCAGCTGCCCGAGGCACTCGGAGGTGACGGAGCCGAGCCAGCCTCGGCCGTCTTCGATGCCGAGGCAGCGGAGGACGGAGAGTCATGA
- a CDS encoding VOC family protein codes for MSQPTSLSAVTLVVTDMRRSWAFYAALGFEAAYGGPDEPFTSFRVGSSYLNLQVTGEDPETGWGRAIFYVTDVDGMYRRAVEAGMEPEFEPRDAEWGERYFHLRDPDGHELSFAKPL; via the coding sequence ATGAGCCAGCCGACCTCACTCAGTGCCGTCACGCTGGTGGTCACCGACATGCGTCGGTCGTGGGCCTTCTACGCAGCCCTCGGGTTCGAGGCGGCCTACGGCGGCCCTGACGAGCCGTTCACCTCGTTTCGCGTCGGGTCGTCCTACCTCAACCTGCAGGTCACCGGTGAGGATCCGGAGACCGGTTGGGGCCGGGCGATCTTCTACGTCACGGACGTCGATGGGATGTATCGGCGGGCTGTGGAGGCGGGGATGGAGCCGGAGTTCGAGCCGCGCGACGCCGAGTGGGGTGAACGCTACTTCCACCTCCGTGACCCTGACGGTCACGAGCTCTCCTTCGCCAAGCCCCTGTGA
- a CDS encoding radical SAM protein yields MPTLAELQRAPDAPADPPPGLRLPLQRATTVDTPAFRGLTFLEVETKSALNKVSGMPFGWSINPYRGCSHACVYCFARPTHEYLNLTATTDFDTKIVVKTNIVEVLARELARPSWKGEHVALGTNVDPYQRAEGRYELMPGIIRALTTSWTPFSILTKGTLITRDTEGLRVAAEKVGATATLTIGMLDEEVWRQTEPGTPSPRARLEAVARLNASGIPTGVMLAPIMPGLNDDPGQLAAVTEAAVEAGATHVTPITLHLRPKVKEAFWPWLVATYPNLLRTYEELYGQPQARGRATLPEDAAAPLVSVVRRTRAAAWTRHGRMPDPAQWPRRPDGPENPSGHTTPAAAPSAARAEQLSLLP; encoded by the coding sequence ATGCCGACACTAGCCGAGCTGCAGCGCGCACCTGACGCTCCAGCCGACCCACCGCCGGGGCTCCGACTCCCACTGCAGCGTGCCACCACGGTCGACACGCCGGCTTTCCGCGGCCTGACCTTCCTCGAGGTCGAGACCAAGTCGGCGCTGAACAAGGTCTCGGGCATGCCGTTCGGCTGGTCGATCAACCCGTACCGGGGCTGCTCCCACGCCTGCGTGTACTGCTTCGCCCGACCGACCCACGAGTACCTGAATCTGACCGCGACCACGGACTTCGACACCAAGATCGTGGTGAAGACCAACATCGTCGAGGTGCTCGCCCGCGAGCTGGCCCGTCCGTCGTGGAAGGGCGAGCACGTCGCGCTCGGGACCAACGTCGACCCGTACCAGCGGGCCGAGGGGCGCTACGAGCTGATGCCGGGCATCATCCGGGCCCTGACGACCTCGTGGACGCCCTTCTCGATCCTGACCAAGGGGACGCTGATCACCCGGGACACGGAGGGGCTCAGAGTCGCGGCCGAGAAGGTCGGGGCAACCGCCACGCTGACCATCGGCATGCTCGACGAGGAGGTGTGGCGGCAGACCGAACCCGGGACACCCTCACCGCGGGCACGGCTCGAGGCCGTCGCCAGGCTGAACGCCAGCGGGATCCCGACCGGTGTGATGCTCGCCCCGATCATGCCCGGCCTGAACGACGACCCGGGCCAGTTGGCCGCGGTGACCGAGGCTGCCGTGGAGGCCGGCGCCACCCACGTCACGCCGATCACCCTGCACCTGCGCCCCAAGGTGAAGGAGGCGTTCTGGCCGTGGCTGGTCGCCACGTATCCGAACCTCCTGAGGACCTACGAGGAGCTCTACGGCCAGCCGCAGGCCCGAGGACGGGCGACGCTGCCGGAGGATGCGGCCGCGCCACTGGTGTCGGTCGTGCGGCGTACCCGCGCCGCGGCGTGGACGCGACATGGCCGGATGCCGGATCCGGCACAGTGGCCCAGGAGACCCGACGGTCCCGAGAACCCGAGCGGCCACACCACACCCGCGGCAGCCCCGTCAGCCGCCAGGGCCGAGCAGCTCTCTCTCCTGCCCTGA